A part of Bacillus spongiae genomic DNA contains:
- a CDS encoding type 1 glutamine amidotransferase family protein: MEAKKAYLYVFNTMSDWEYGYLIAELNKGRYFKKGLTRRKVVTIGTTKASITTMGGLSIKPDITVDECTLESKDLLILPGGDTWGEDIHQSILKKTGEALELGTTVAAICGATEGLANRGYLDARKHTSNHLEYIKMVCPKYKGEEFHEKGPVVSDGNLITASGTAPLEFAMEVLKTMKVFAPDTLHSWYNLNKTHKPEYFFQLMNSLNR, from the coding sequence ATGGAAGCAAAAAAAGCATACTTATATGTATTTAATACAATGTCAGACTGGGAATATGGATATTTAATTGCTGAACTAAATAAAGGAAGGTATTTCAAAAAAGGGTTAACCCGACGAAAAGTAGTGACAATAGGAACGACTAAAGCATCTATTACTACGATGGGGGGACTAAGTATAAAACCAGATATTACGGTTGATGAGTGTACTCTTGAGAGTAAAGATCTTTTAATTTTACCTGGAGGGGATACGTGGGGAGAAGATATTCATCAATCCATTTTGAAAAAAACGGGTGAAGCTTTGGAGCTTGGTACAACTGTTGCTGCAATATGTGGCGCTACGGAGGGATTAGCAAATAGGGGGTACCTAGATGCTAGAAAGCATACAAGCAATCATTTAGAGTATATTAAAATGGTTTGCCCCAAATATAAAGGAGAAGAGTTTCACGAAAAGGGACCTGTAGTATCTGATGGGAATTTGATTACTGCATCAGGAACTGCTCCTTTAGAATTTGCGATGGAAGTACTGAAAACGATGAAGGTATTTGCACCGGATACATTACATTCATGGTATAACTTAAACAAAACTCATAAACCTGAATACTTCTTTCAGTTAATGAATTCACTTAATAGGTGA
- a CDS encoding aldo/keto reductase yields the protein MISGYASLNGTKEYVTRFNQFYRTTPMFYTSSIGLGTHLGDMNENDSALYCKGIEYGLRKGLNVIDTAINYRGMKSERDVGYVLTSLIERKLIKREDVVVSTKAGIIAGDIEANLVPIDYLQKVLIEGGIITEADLSIVDHHRHVLAPAYYEFAIHKSKNHLNLETIDIYYVHNPEISMMTLGSEVFYSQLETLFAFFETQVQMGHIKYYGLATWLGLLTNPNEHGYISLEKVVNIAKRLAGNSHHFRFIQFPLNRKINNGVRMKNQKVNHHWVTVVEAAEKLGLFSITSAPFHLGKLIDEGSSSQSMLLEVIQMKGILSTMVGMKRNEHIKENMETIRVFQNRINGKSL from the coding sequence ATGATTTCTGGTTATGCTTCATTAAATGGTACGAAGGAATACGTGACACGATTCAATCAATTTTATCGAACCACACCGATGTTTTACACTTCTTCCATTGGCTTAGGGACCCATTTAGGTGATATGAACGAAAATGATTCAGCACTTTATTGTAAAGGAATTGAATATGGCTTACGTAAAGGGCTGAATGTTATTGATACAGCGATAAATTATCGCGGAATGAAATCGGAAAGAGATGTAGGTTATGTGTTAACATCGTTGATTGAACGAAAACTTATTAAGCGTGAGGATGTTGTCGTCTCAACAAAAGCAGGGATTATCGCGGGGGATATTGAGGCTAATCTTGTTCCAATAGACTATTTACAAAAGGTTTTAATTGAAGGTGGAATTATTACGGAAGCTGATTTATCAATAGTCGATCACCATCGTCATGTGTTAGCCCCAGCTTATTACGAATTTGCTATTCATAAGAGTAAGAACCATCTTAATCTTGAGACCATTGACATCTATTATGTTCATAATCCAGAAATCTCCATGATGACCCTTGGGTCCGAAGTTTTTTATTCACAACTCGAAACACTTTTTGCGTTTTTCGAAACCCAAGTTCAAATGGGTCATATAAAATATTATGGTCTTGCTACTTGGTTAGGGTTACTTACTAATCCAAATGAACATGGTTATATTTCGCTCGAAAAGGTAGTGAATATAGCTAAACGTTTGGCAGGGAACAGTCATCATTTTCGGTTTATTCAATTCCCGCTAAACCGAAAGATAAACAACGGGGTGAGGATGAAGAATCAGAAAGTGAATCATCACTGGGTAACCGTCGTTGAAGCAGCGGAGAAGCTAGGTCTTTTTTCTATCACAAGTGCCCCCTTTCATTTAGGTAAGCTAATTGACGAAGGAAGTAGTTCCCAATCAATGTTACTTGAGGTTATTCAAATGAAAGGAATCTTATCCACAATGGTTGGCATGAAGAGAAATGAACATATTAAAGAAAACATGGAAACCATTAGAGTATTTCAAAATCGTATAAATGGAAAGAGTCTATGA
- a CDS encoding phosphotransferase enzyme family protein translates to MEKSYIRLNGGFHNEVFYIPSIDKVVRISEKRKTKARIVQEIEWMKYLKNNGVEVPSVDKVEDKTECLWTYFEFIKGTQLDVTKDSHWNGCTFEELGRILGRMHALSKNFKVSAIERPVWTSETTDVFEIRHKLSPWLKGHYNNFMNNLLLYKKTVDTFGLIHNDFHQGNIIMDQNDSLVTIDFDECSFNWFAQDLAVVFYHAYWQNSSFNDNQDYFTQEFMTHFFNGYKSENFLHEDIIKQIPIFLKLREIFLYQLFITKWDLNNLGNWQQYTLDNLNDNIKGNKPYAGVSDFSIYV, encoded by the coding sequence TTGGAAAAGAGTTACATAAGGTTGAACGGGGGATTTCATAATGAAGTTTTTTACATCCCGTCTATAGATAAAGTTGTAAGAATATCTGAAAAAAGAAAAACCAAAGCAAGGATCGTGCAGGAAATAGAATGGATGAAATATTTAAAAAACAATGGGGTTGAAGTACCAAGCGTGGATAAAGTTGAAGATAAAACTGAGTGTTTGTGGACATATTTCGAATTTATTAAGGGTACGCAACTTGATGTAACAAAGGATTCCCACTGGAATGGCTGTACATTTGAGGAACTCGGGAGAATTTTAGGGAGAATGCATGCATTATCTAAAAACTTTAAGGTTAGTGCTATTGAACGACCGGTATGGACCTCTGAAACCACGGATGTGTTTGAAATTAGACATAAATTATCCCCTTGGCTAAAGGGGCATTATAATAATTTTATGAATAACCTATTACTCTATAAAAAAACGGTAGACACATTTGGACTAATACATAATGACTTTCATCAAGGGAACATAATTATGGATCAAAATGACTCTCTTGTTACGATTGATTTTGATGAATGTTCATTTAATTGGTTTGCACAAGATTTGGCTGTAGTATTCTATCATGCTTATTGGCAGAATAGCTCTTTCAATGACAATCAGGATTATTTTACCCAGGAGTTCATGACTCATTTCTTTAACGGATACAAATCAGAGAATTTCCTGCATGAAGATATCATTAAACAAATACCTATTTTTCTAAAATTACGTGAAATTTTCCTATATCAATTATTTATTACTAAATGGGATTTAAATAATTTGGGAAATTGGCAACAGTACACCTTAGATAACTTGAATGACAATATTAAAGGTAATAAACCATATGCAGGAGTAAGTGATTTTTCTATTTATGTATAA
- a CDS encoding YafY family protein, which translates to MPKIDNILAILWMLRSGEKITAKQISEKLEINIRTVYRYIDTLSTSGVPIIAHTGHNGGYTLLNHFIDAPLFFDYEEKTSLFHAAVFAEEAGYYGGEALNRAISKLSKYSNQEQETKINQHVTSLEVISRWSSLSLEPYLKELEQAVAGGFTVKIRYNKTGKEPTKYRSVDPYRIIYWNDKWYVIGFCHLRNDIRSFRVDRMENLMLTEKTFSRPANFSARDFFMKNLLPTIEDKERITSLVINGNPKALGDICQHWFLGHYLQERTPNQAVFLLEENLIHAYVPHLLLPYGKSIQIIEPVSLKKKLVEVLSELIKFHQVK; encoded by the coding sequence ATGCCGAAAATTGACAATATATTAGCCATTCTCTGGATGCTTCGTTCAGGTGAAAAAATTACGGCCAAACAAATTTCAGAAAAGCTAGAGATCAATATTAGGACGGTATATCGTTATATTGATACACTATCAACAAGCGGTGTACCTATAATTGCACACACTGGACATAATGGTGGTTATACATTATTAAACCATTTTATTGATGCGCCTCTTTTCTTTGATTATGAAGAGAAAACCTCCTTATTTCACGCTGCTGTTTTTGCAGAAGAAGCGGGATATTATGGAGGTGAAGCTCTAAATAGAGCTATTTCAAAGCTAAGTAAATATTCAAATCAAGAGCAGGAAACAAAGATAAACCAACATGTAACGAGTCTTGAAGTAATAAGTAGATGGAGCTCGCTCTCTCTGGAACCCTATTTGAAGGAGTTGGAACAGGCTGTAGCAGGCGGATTCACTGTGAAAATTCGATACAATAAAACTGGAAAAGAGCCAACAAAGTATAGGTCAGTTGATCCGTACAGAATTATTTATTGGAATGATAAGTGGTATGTGATTGGTTTTTGTCATCTTAGGAATGATATTCGTAGTTTCAGAGTAGATCGAATGGAAAATCTAATGCTAACCGAAAAAACGTTTAGTCGGCCAGCAAATTTTTCAGCACGTGATTTTTTTATGAAAAACCTCCTTCCAACTATAGAGGATAAGGAACGGATTACTTCTTTAGTTATTAATGGAAATCCTAAGGCCTTAGGTGATATTTGCCAACATTGGTTTTTGGGGCATTATTTACAAGAGCGAACGCCAAATCAAGCAGTATTTTTACTTGAAGAAAATTTGATACATGCATATGTACCTCATTTACTATTACCATATGGTAAATCTATTCAAATTATTGAGCCGGTAAGTCTTAAGAAGAAATTGGTTGAAGTTCTGTCGGAATTAATTAAATTTCATCAAGTAAAATAA